In Rhodococcus qingshengii JCM 15477, the sequence ACTTGTTGGGTAATCGCGTCAAGGCTCTGGTGGCCACCTCGGCACTCGGGATGGGCTTCGACAAGCCTGATCTCGGGTTCGTCGTCCACCTCGGCGCACCGTCGTCGCCGATCTCGTACTACCAGCAGGTGGGCCGCGCCGGTCGTTCCACCGACAGGGCAGACGTGATCCTCCTGCCTGGCGCCGAGGACAAGCAGATCTGGAGTTACTTCGCCTCGGTCGCCTTCCCCCGCGAGCACCTGGTCCGCAGCGTCATCGAACACCTCGACACCGAAAAGGCCACGTCGACACCGGCACTCGAACCTCTGGTGGAGCTCAATCGCACGCGTCTCGAGATGGTCCTCAAAGTCCTCGACGTCGACGGCGCGGTCAAACGCGTCAAGGGCGGGTGGATCAGCACCGGCGAACCCTGGGTGTACGACGCCGAGCGCTACGGCCGACTCGACGACGCCCGCCAGGCCGAGCAGGCCGCAATGGTCGAGTACCAGAGCATCACGACGTGTCGAATGACCTTCCTGCGTGAACAACTCGACGATCCTGGTCTGACCTCGGAGAACTCACAGTGCGGTCGCTGTGACAACTGCACAGGCAATCGCTACGACACCACTGTCGACACCGCCGCCCTCGACGAGACTCGGGCGCGCTTGCAGCGCCCCGGATTCGACCTGGAGCCGCGCAAGATGTGGCCGACCGGCCTGAGCAAGCTGGGCGTCAAGCTGTCCGGGAAGATCACCGAGGGGCCCGAAACCGGGCGCATTCTCGGACGGATGTCGGACCTGGGCTGGGGTCAACGTCTCCGCGCGCTTTTCGACGGTCCCGACGCCGAGGTACCCGATGCGGTGGTCAGCGCGTGTATCAGCGTTCTGGCCGCCTGGAATTGGGCCGAGCGACCCACCGGTGTCATGGCCCTCGAATCCACGACGCATCCTTTGTTGGTGTCGAGCCTGGCTGCCAAGTTGGCCGAGGTCGGGCGATTGACCGACCTGGGCACCCTTCGCTTGCGACCCGACCACCCTCCGGTGTCGGCAGCGAACTCCGCCTACCGCGTGTCCGGACTGGTCGATGTTTGGGAAGTCCCGGACATGAGTATCCATCAGGGACCAATACTTCTTGTCGACGCAATCGCCGATACCGGTTGGACTTTCACGATGGCCGCGCGCGCACTTCGACAGGCTGGTGCTCACTCTGTACTTCCGTTGGCGCTCGCAAGCCCGAAATAGCGAGTTTTTGCCCGAAATAGTCGCTCCGACAACGGCAAAAGTTACATAATGTGAGCACCATCACATTCATGTCCTCACCTGGGGCGCAACGGGTTCCACACGGCCCGAAACGGACATCTGCATGACTTCGACAGCAATGATTGTTACGTTCAGATGACCGATGAAGCCTGTTGATACGAGAGCTATCCCGACCACCGCGCCGGACGCGGTGTTGTTCAGAAGCCCACAGATCGATGACGGAGTCCGGCTCTGGGAGATCGCACGTGATTCGAAGGTGCTCGACCTCAATTCGAGTTATGCATACCTGTTGTGGTGCAGGGATTTCAGCGCGACGTCCATCGTCGCGGAGGTAGACGGCCGCGTAGTCGGATTCGTTTCCGGTTATACCCGTCCCAGCGCGCAGGAAACCCTGTTCGTGTGGCAAGTTGCGGTCGACGAAGACCAGCGCGGCAAGGCAATTGCTGCCCGCATGCTGTCCGACTTGATGGATCGCACTGCCCCACTGGGTGTTACACATCTGGAGACCACGATCAGCCCCGACAACGAGGCTTCGATCGCACTCTTCACCGCGCTCGCACGTCGGCGCGAAGTACCGATAACCAGGCAGACCTTGTTCTCGCCCAACGATTTTCCCGATGGACACGAAGCCGAAGATCTTTACACGATCGGCGCCTAGCGCACTTCGCGCTCGGCATACAGCATGCCCCGGAGGAACAAAGAAGATATGAATATCAACGAAGCAAGCATTTTTGAAACCCTCGAGTCCGAGGTACGCAGCTACTGCCGTGACTGGCCCGCAGTGTTCACCAGCGCATCCGGATCCTGGATTCGTGACGAGAACGGGCGCGACTACCTCGATTTCTTCGCCGGTGCCGGCGCCCTCAACTACGGCCACAACAACCCGGTGCTCAAGTCCGCACTGGTCGACTACATCATGAGCGACGGCATCACGCACGGTCTCGACATGTCGACAGTCGCCAAGCGTGAGTTCCTCGAGACCTTTCAGCGCAACATCCTCGAGCCGCGCGGCCTGGACTACAAGGTCCAGTTCCCCGGCCCGACCGGATCGAACACCGTCGAGGCTGCACTGAAGCTGGCCCGCAAGGTCACCGGACGTTCGGCAGTCATCAACTTCACCAACGCATTTCACGGGATGACACTTGGTGCACTCTCCGTGACCGGCAACTCGATGAAGCGCGCGGGCGCCGGTGTCCCCCTCGTGCACACGACACCGATGCCCTTCGACAACTACTTCGACGGCGTCACCGAGGACTTCCAGTGGTTCTCCCGCGTTCTCGATGATTCCGGCAGTGGAATCAACCGCCCCGCGGCAGTGATCGTCGAAACCGTGCAGGGTGAAGGTGGCGTCAATGTCGCTCGCCCCGAATGGCTTCGGGCGCTGGCAACACTGTGCTCGGATCGCGGAATCCTGTTGATCGTCGACGACGTCCAGATGGGTTGCGGCCGTACCGGCCCGTTCTTCTCCTTCGAAGAGGCCGGAATCGTTCCCGACATCGTCACGTTGTCCAAGTCGATCAGCGGCTACGGAATGCCGATGGCGCTCACGCTGTTCAAGCGTGAACTCGACGTCTGGGGACCGGGCGAGCACAACGGCACCTTCCGCGGCAACAACCCGGCGTTCGTCACCTCCAAGGTGGCACTCGACCACTACTGGTCCGACGACGCACTCACCAAGACGACGTTGAAGAAGGGCGCACGCATCAGCGAATGCTTCGCCAACCTCTCCGATCAGTTCCCCGGCGAGGTCTCGCACCGCGGGCGTGGCTTGGTTCAGGGCCTCGTGTTCGAACAGCCCGAGCGCGCCGGCAAGGTCTGCCAGTTGGCATTCGACGA encodes:
- the ectB gene encoding diaminobutyrate--2-oxoglutarate transaminase, which translates into the protein MNINEASIFETLESEVRSYCRDWPAVFTSASGSWIRDENGRDYLDFFAGAGALNYGHNNPVLKSALVDYIMSDGITHGLDMSTVAKREFLETFQRNILEPRGLDYKVQFPGPTGSNTVEAALKLARKVTGRSAVINFTNAFHGMTLGALSVTGNSMKRAGAGVPLVHTTPMPFDNYFDGVTEDFQWFSRVLDDSGSGINRPAAVIVETVQGEGGVNVARPEWLRALATLCSDRGILLIVDDVQMGCGRTGPFFSFEEAGIVPDIVTLSKSISGYGMPMALTLFKRELDVWGPGEHNGTFRGNNPAFVTSKVALDHYWSDDALTKTTLKKGARISECFANLSDQFPGEVSHRGRGLVQGLVFEQPERAGKVCQLAFDEGLLAETSGPSDQVVKLLPALTITDDELEHGLSILAEATLKVCS
- a CDS encoding RecQ family ATP-dependent DNA helicase, with amino-acid sequence MTTATAPAMRDEAERLLRELAGPDARLREDQWTAIEALVVQRKRALVVQRTGWGKSAVYFISAKLLRATGHGPTVIVSPLLALMRNQVSSAERAGVRAATINSGNVTEWDDIHARVAANDLDVLLVSPERLNNPDFRDQVLPALAADAGLVVVDEAHCVSDWGHDFRPDYRRIRTLIAELGEGIPVLATTATANNRVVEDVSAQLGVGGEETLVLRGGLERESLHLSVVHIPEATARAAWLADMLETLPGSGIIYTLTVSAARDLASLLSERGHTVAAYTGQTDPTERESLEQDLLGNRVKALVATSALGMGFDKPDLGFVVHLGAPSSPISYYQQVGRAGRSTDRADVILLPGAEDKQIWSYFASVAFPREHLVRSVIEHLDTEKATSTPALEPLVELNRTRLEMVLKVLDVDGAVKRVKGGWISTGEPWVYDAERYGRLDDARQAEQAAMVEYQSITTCRMTFLREQLDDPGLTSENSQCGRCDNCTGNRYDTTVDTAALDETRARLQRPGFDLEPRKMWPTGLSKLGVKLSGKITEGPETGRILGRMSDLGWGQRLRALFDGPDAEVPDAVVSACISVLAAWNWAERPTGVMALESTTHPLLVSSLAAKLAEVGRLTDLGTLRLRPDHPPVSAANSAYRVSGLVDVWEVPDMSIHQGPILLVDAIADTGWTFTMAARALRQAGAHSVLPLALASPK
- the ectA gene encoding diaminobutyrate acetyltransferase; its protein translation is MKPVDTRAIPTTAPDAVLFRSPQIDDGVRLWEIARDSKVLDLNSSYAYLLWCRDFSATSIVAEVDGRVVGFVSGYTRPSAQETLFVWQVAVDEDQRGKAIAARMLSDLMDRTAPLGVTHLETTISPDNEASIALFTALARRREVPITRQTLFSPNDFPDGHEAEDLYTIGA